The DNA window CTTGCTGAAAGCCTTGCTGCTCATACCCTTGCGAATAATTTTGATAACCTTCCTGGTAGTCGTACCTCGATTGGTCGACGTTGGATTCTTGCATCGAGTCGCCCTCACCCGGCACGCTGGTGTATTCCAAGTGATTTTTGAACTCACCGTTTACCGGTCTCTGATCTTGCATGCTATAAGTTTGGTATTCCTTATCAGGCGGATCAGCCATCAGAATATTCGCTTCGTTCTCGAACGGCTTGAAATCATAAATATGCCGGAGATACATCAGAACAGGAGCATAAAGAAGATTACTGAACGCTATAAAAAGATTCAGCGCTGTGAATCCTATTGCTTCGACCACTTCGCCAGCTATGATGGGGCCGACCGCATAGGCAAAGGAATATGATATATCGGCAATGGCGTAGATACTCCCATACACAGACGAATACCGGACATCCACGAGGTAGCCAAGAGTGGGCAGTAAGGCCGTATCAATGAGGGCGATGCCGAAACAAATACCGCAAATCGGTATCATCAGCATCTTATACGAGTTTGCAAATGGAATAATGAAACAACACAATCCTTCCAAAGCTAAGCCTCCAGCAGCCATTAACCACTGTTGCTGTGGATATTTTTTCGCCATTTTCACCGTTATCACTACGCCGAGAACGTGGGGGAAGAACGCTGGTAACCAAATCATACCAATCTTCCAATTATCCTTTGTTAGGTTATCTTCCATCCAAAGAGAGATCGTTGGTTCCAAAAACGCTAATGCAACGTTAGACATCATGAGGGCCCCAGCGCACACAGCTATGTAAGGATCCATTAGAAGTCTCCAAATAGGTGTACTAGCAGGTTTTGGCTGAGAAGCTTCcttcatttgtgtttttaaCGGTTTCATTACAAGTAGGAGCATGAATCCGTCCATAAGTGATATTAACGCAAGAATAAGGAAGGGAACTTCTTTTCCTGCAAATTGGTATAATGCTCCACCGAAGGGCGGTGCGACGAGACAACCAAAACTGATAAACGCCAAGGCGATACCGAGCGCCTTCGATCGTTCGTTTTCCTCGGTGAACCTGTCAGCTATCATTGCCAATCCAGAAGTGTCAGCAAAAGCAGAACCGACCCCTTGAAGGCTTCTCGCAAAGAATAGCATGCTGTAGCTTCGTCCGCATGCGAATATCGACGTAGACAGAAACATTATGATGAGCCCAATCATCATGGGTATGTCGTATCCTATTCGGTCGATTAAGGCACCGGAAAATGGATTTATCATCAACTGCACTATCGCCTTTGAAGCGAAGAGAACTCCTGTGGCGGAATCCTGCCCTTCGTGGGAGGCTGGGATGATCTTAGTCGGTATTATGGTTCTATTGCCTTCCTTGTAAGGAGGTAGAGTTACGACATGGTCGTACCCTGCCTCGCCCCACGCTCCGATGTAGCGTAAGTAATCTGGTATAATCGGCACGATAACCATGTACAGCATGTTGTCTAGTAGAAGGGCTATGGATACTATAACTAGAATGATCTTTCTCTGAGAGGTGGGCTCCTTAATCTTCTCCCATAGTATCTCGCGCACCTCTTTCACCTCGAGGTTCACGACGGGAATCGCGGAACTGTCGATTTTCTGCCATATTGTTTGCGGACCCTCCGCCATCTTGATTGTTTTTAGTAAGCTTGACTTAAGAAATGTATCTGTCTCGAGAAACTACTACCATCGCTTCGCTTATGTCCCGATGTCTTCCCGCTTACTGATCATTTGCAACTTGATGCCTTTCGCCGCAACCCTCGATTGGGACTTCGGAACCTGACAACAGACAGAAATgatcatttaattttcatttcctCGTCACAGTAATAGAATGCCCGGTAGAGGGCGTTTGCTTTCAAAAGGAATTTGATCGATCTTTGTTTCTGTTGGTTGACATGGTTCCTCTATCCCAGAtgtgtattatattacataatctgCAACTGGCAAAGACGATTCAGAGTCCTTTTGAATACAATATCAGAAGACTTAAATATAAGTGATCAGTGTTCATTGAGTTggctttactttattttaatatttcaaacaaaactatttatgtCACTTTACTTTTAAGTGTTTGTAggtaaataagttttaaattaatttcaccgaaacgaatgtttttaaatttaacataatttttatgtgCCGGTAACAACACAATATTAAGGATACAGAGTGTACCGAAACccttttttgattattttggtGAAGGATTACTTATATTAAAGCTCGCTATTAGCAGTGGAAGAACTATTTATAATAGAGGTAATGAGTCCTTATTCAACAAGCTTTTGTTTAGAACAACAAACCGATTAAGCACAATTTTTTGTACTAGTTCCAATACGATTATAATGCTtgcattacaaattttaattcaattacgaTTTAAAGATGAAAGTTTTATActctaaataaacattataccaATTTATAATCCCCACCCTCTTCACTTTGTGACATAGTTTTGACAACTTTTGACATAGTtgtgtatgtacatacattttagTGAAttgaacaatttatataaataaatatttcactgaatatttgtatataaattgtgCGAAGGTTTTCTCCCAACAGGGGTTCTactataactattaaatataggATTAAACAAGCTACTCGAACGATATTTTGATGACTTGTTTGCAACAAATTCCCCACAAACAGTTTCTGGAGCGATGGTAACGACTTGTTTCGCCAAAATCCAATTTACGTCGTCAAGCGTCGCAGTCAGGCAACCTCATTACGAGTACAAAGGACGCTCGCCTCGTTTCCTATTCACGTTAACGGATCTGTTTCGTTTCATCGACGAATCACTTTTTACgaaatctttttatattttgtttgatcaTAGTCAGATcattagattattttaataattatgaaattatttgctGCTGCTGCTTTTTTAATAATCGTAGTCTATTTTGAATtaacttgaaattaaataataaaaaatatatatatatatttttaagaatagtagccatgtttcaaattaattaaggaattattaatattccaatTCACAATTCTTTTAAGCTTATCAATAGTCATAGTACATATTGAAATGTGGCCAATATTGATGCCGCGACTTTTACAGCGCTAGGCGGTTCGTAAATTATTGCGCTATTGATTTTCAAACTGAGAATCTTGGAGACTAAAACTAGGAGATGCTTCACGTTGCGAAGTAAGTTTtagtacataattaatatacaagaaGCTGCATTTCGTAGTTATGCATCCATATCATTTATCATAAGAAGACAATCCCCTTCAAAACAGAAGCCATATTTCCCCAATAATAGTTTATCTCGACATTCATTTTATGAAGCCTCGCAGCGAGGCAGCCTGCCTCTCGAAAGGGGCATCCCTAAAGAGGATAGAAACCCAAAGCGGACGGACAAAGAATTTCAATGAAGAAAAATGTTAACAAGGAAGGGAGCGAAGGTTTTTCACGCTCAATGGAACTCGCGAGACCATTGATGTCGTCGACATCGTCGGAATAAATTGCACCTCTGCGGGAGGTTCTCACGATTCgcgatttacttttaaaaaaataaattgattcttttttattcagACTTTGAGTGCCGGGCAGCAAATATTTGAAACGAGTCACATCTTCAAAACATCGATGCTTACAACAAGAAATATAACGGCTAAATTAGAggggaattattttataagtatcaaAGTGAAAGTAAGAAAGTTAGAAAAATTGTACAGATTTTTTATCTGACCATAACCTACCTACCAATATGAAAATAGCACGTTCAATCTCTAACTCTTTTTTTATCGTTCTCACTAATAACACATGCTTAGTGTTCAGTCAGGGAAAgtagaaatatttatgtataaaaatactaattacatAAATGGTAAATACAGTTACCTAAAAGATGGGGACATCTTCAGACCAAATCACGTCACTTCccctttaaaagatttaattaaacgtgACGCTGACCGACAAgggacaagaaactcagtagtttcagcctttttttaataactagctgaacataaaattaaatacatgaaaaaCAGACCACTACCTCCAAGCTCTTGAATcatctatacataaattatattataaggttAAAGTTGAATCGTTGATTTTTACACGATATGAATATACAACAAGCACTCTTGACCGAAATTTGACCGTGGGTTACTCGAAAAACTAACCAGCTGTGTGGGAGATATGTTATAGTTgactatgtgtgtgtgtttgtgtgtacaAAAACAACTGCATATTCCCTCATTTCACAGTCCGGTGGCACATGAGCGGAATAAGTGCGTTCTGAGGGTAATATTCTTGACAAATTCTAGATAGAAAAaccgaataatttatattgggaACACAAGGATACGAACagattgattgatttaatattcatttttcaatatttataaatgtccaCTAAAGtatctcatataaaaaaaaatcataatgtaAAAAGTACTTAAAAAGCAAGAATTATcacaaatataagtatatactaGTTTTCGGTTCATTTGGTCATGTTAGGCCAGTCACACTGTCAttactcattattatttattacttaatataaaacaaagtcgcttaacgctgtctgtccctatgtatgtttatatctcgtgattcaaggggaaggttttcgtatataataacaTGGACAttttagtaaagaaatactgataattttagaagtttataatgcgATGTtgttaattaacaaattctgtagtgtatttagtatcagtattgcacccgtgcgaagccgggtcgggtcgctagtaaccTATAAAACTGATATAGTTAATGGCAGGTGAAATATAAAAGTGAAATGAAAACGAATCGAGTTGAGATCGTTTCGGCTATCTGCAGTGAAATCTTGGAACGTCACGCGATCGCTGCCGCCGCTACACGTAAGCGGGTCAGGGCTACGAAACTAATAAGCTAGGAATTATATCGACTTACACGTAGCTGTTGTAGCAATAGAAAATGTATTAActcgttttttattataatataaccttGAGAATCGAAAAGGTCATATAATC is part of the Vanessa cardui chromosome 14, ilVanCard2.1, whole genome shotgun sequence genome and encodes:
- the LOC124535215 gene encoding vesicular acetylcholine transporter: MAEGPQTIWQKIDSSAIPVVNLEVKEVREILWEKIKEPTSQRKIILVIVSIALLLDNMLYMVIVPIIPDYLRYIGAWGEAGYDHVVTLPPYKEGNRTIIPTKIIPASHEGQDSATGVLFASKAIVQLMINPFSGALIDRIGYDIPMMIGLIIMFLSTSIFACGRSYSMLFFARSLQGVGSAFADTSGLAMIADRFTEENERSKALGIALAFISFGCLVAPPFGGALYQFAGKEVPFLILALISLMDGFMLLLVMKPLKTQMKEASQPKPASTPIWRLLMDPYIAVCAGALMMSNVALAFLEPTISLWMEDNLTKDNWKIGMIWLPAFFPHVLGVVITVKMAKKYPQQQWLMAAGGLALEGLCCFIIPFANSYKMLMIPICGICFGIALIDTALLPTLGYLVDVRYSSVYGSIYAIADISYSFAYAVGPIIAGEVVEAIGFTALNLFIAFSNLLYAPVLMYLRHIYDFKPFENEANILMADPPDKEYQTYSMQDQRPVNGEFKNHLEYTSVPGEGDSMQESNVDQSRYDYQEGYQNYSQGYEQQGFQQEAYSQPRQLPAQPQPTPSNPFRAPGTAPAPAPAPAPAPAPAPTPNPIRNPFRQGF